In Aliamphritea ceti, a single window of DNA contains:
- a CDS encoding cob(I)yrinic acid a,c-diamide adenosyltransferase — MVARRLTKIYTRTGDKGTTALANGSRVDKHHPRIETMGDVDELNCLLGVLVEELASDDPIREFLTLSQHCLFDIGGEIAVADAGYKVIAAEDITQLEQQLDQLNEDLPPLQEFILPGGNRAAALCHQARSVCRRAERRLVELVQLENTPAEGEQEAVEMVNNYAAAYVNRLSDLLFVSARVLARRNDGNEVLWQPKQKRTAGED, encoded by the coding sequence ATGGTCGCGCGCCGCCTGACAAAAATTTATACCCGCACCGGCGATAAAGGTACCACCGCCCTGGCAAATGGCAGCCGGGTAGATAAACATCATCCCCGCATAGAAACCATGGGCGATGTGGATGAACTCAACTGCTTACTTGGCGTTCTGGTAGAAGAACTGGCAAGTGATGATCCAATCCGGGAATTTCTGACCCTCAGTCAACACTGCCTGTTCGATATCGGTGGCGAAATAGCCGTTGCTGATGCGGGTTACAAAGTTATTGCCGCTGAAGATATTACTCAGTTAGAACAGCAGCTCGATCAACTCAACGAAGATTTACCGCCGTTACAGGAGTTTATTTTACCCGGTGGCAACCGTGCCGCAGCACTGTGCCATCAGGCCCGCAGTGTATGCCGCCGGGCAGAACGCCGTCTGGTTGAACTGGTACAGCTGGAAAATACCCCAGCCGAAGGGGAACAGGAGGCTGTAGAAATGGTCAATAACTATGCCGCTGCATATGTAAACCGTTTATCAGATCTGTTGTTTGTCAGCGCCCGGGTTCTCGCCCGCCGAAACGACGGCAACGAAGTACTCTGGCAGCCAAAACAAAAGCGAACTGCCGGAGAAGATTAA